A genome region from Crossiella equi includes the following:
- a CDS encoding DUF5808 domain-containing protein: protein MTVLLGLAVIALVTVVAWTAPLLARPTLPFGVRVPAAHTGAPELRACQRRHGERVLAVGALAAVTLLGVWLWSGWAPGPRWVAPLVVLDVLMALLASAEVAKVKRRNDFAAGTRSVVVADTGLRTSPERVPWLLFLPAAALAGIAVALGASWSWAPALNPVLVLLTVLLAVLAILRARPEIEPDRPAASAHRYRLYLRGLSRLLALSAGAANLTLLMLALREWQVLPDEWWLTPVAFLPVLLALGFWVRFAVRVGDAGHRLPGAPEVERPDARRDDDRYWYAAGMLYANRLDPALLVHRRSGMFWTLNLGHPLAWAILGVAAVFGVAAGF from the coding sequence ATGACCGTTCTGCTCGGCTTGGCGGTGATCGCGCTGGTCACCGTCGTGGCCTGGACCGCGCCGCTGCTGGCGCGGCCGACGCTGCCCTTCGGCGTGCGGGTACCCGCCGCGCACACCGGAGCTCCGGAGCTGCGGGCGTGCCAACGGCGGCACGGGGAGCGCGTGCTGGCGGTGGGGGCACTGGCCGCGGTCACGCTGCTCGGGGTGTGGCTGTGGAGCGGCTGGGCGCCGGGGCCGCGGTGGGTGGCGCCGCTGGTCGTGCTGGACGTCCTGATGGCGCTGCTGGCCTCGGCTGAGGTGGCGAAGGTCAAACGGCGCAACGACTTCGCCGCGGGCACCCGCTCGGTCGTCGTGGCCGACACCGGGCTGCGCACCTCGCCGGAGCGGGTGCCGTGGTTGCTCTTCCTGCCCGCCGCGGCCCTCGCCGGGATCGCGGTGGCACTCGGTGCGAGCTGGTCCTGGGCACCCGCGCTCAACCCGGTGCTCGTCCTGCTGACGGTTCTGCTCGCGGTGCTGGCGATCCTGCGTGCACGCCCGGAGATCGAGCCGGACCGACCGGCCGCGTCCGCGCACCGCTACCGGCTCTACCTGCGCGGCCTGTCCCGGCTGCTGGCGCTGTCGGCGGGCGCGGCGAACCTGACCCTGCTGATGCTCGCACTGCGCGAGTGGCAGGTGCTGCCCGACGAGTGGTGGCTGACGCCGGTGGCCTTCCTGCCGGTGCTCCTCGCGCTGGGTTTCTGGGTCCGTTTCGCCGTGCGCGTCGGCGATGCCGGGCACCGGCTGCCCGGTGCGCCGGAGGTCGAACGGCCGGACGCGCGCCGCGACGACGACCGGTACTGGTACGCCGCGGGCATGCTCTACGCGAACCGGCTCGACCCGGCACTGCTGGTGCACCGGCGCTCGGGCATGTTCTGGACGCTCAACCTCGGCCACCCGCTGGCGTGGGCGATCCTCGGGGTGGCCGCGGTCTTCGGCGTGGCG